One segment of Desulfovibrio legallii DNA contains the following:
- the bioF gene encoding 8-amino-7-oxononanoate synthase, producing the protein MDFAARLAAVKAAHLYRTPYLMESAQGREVVMDGRRVLLFCSNSYLGLNNRPEILRAAIRAVDAYGVGAGGSRLVSGNMRPHVRLENLLARFKGSEAALLCNSGYTANVGVISALCGAESHIFSDALNHASIIDGCRLARARTVVYAHNDPADLEAKIVRERPRQGLIVTDAVFSMDGDVARLPELARISRRYGLPLMVDDAHATGVLGATGRGSLEHFGLSHQDVAIVMTTLSKAVPSEGGVICGSRDMCDLVRNTARPFIFTTALSPATAAAAHAGVAYIMAHPELVRRLRENTARLARNLTVLGLPASDATPIFPIIVGDEEKARRAGEELLRRGVFIPCIRYPTVARGAARLRLTVMAGHTDADLDYAAACIAKALRLGR; encoded by the coding sequence ATGGATTTTGCCGCCCGTCTGGCCGCCGTCAAGGCCGCACACCTGTACAGGACCCCCTATCTGATGGAATCGGCCCAGGGGCGCGAGGTGGTTATGGACGGCCGTCGCGTGCTGTTGTTTTGCTCCAACAGTTATCTCGGCCTCAATAACCGTCCCGAAATTCTCCGCGCGGCCATTCGGGCCGTGGATGCCTACGGCGTGGGCGCGGGAGGGTCACGCCTCGTTTCGGGCAACATGCGCCCCCATGTGCGGCTGGAGAACCTGCTGGCCCGCTTCAAGGGCAGCGAGGCCGCCCTGTTGTGCAACAGCGGCTATACGGCCAATGTGGGCGTCATCAGCGCTCTGTGCGGCGCAGAAAGCCATATCTTCAGCGACGCCCTCAACCACGCCAGCATCATTGACGGCTGCCGCCTGGCGCGGGCGCGCACAGTAGTTTACGCCCACAACGACCCCGCGGACCTGGAGGCGAAGATTGTGCGGGAACGTCCGCGCCAGGGGCTTATCGTCACCGATGCCGTGTTCAGCATGGACGGCGATGTGGCGCGCCTGCCGGAGCTGGCACGCATCAGCCGTCGCTACGGCCTGCCGCTTATGGTGGACGACGCGCACGCCACCGGCGTGCTGGGGGCCACGGGGCGCGGCAGTCTGGAGCATTTCGGCCTCAGCCATCAGGATGTGGCTATCGTCATGACCACGCTGAGCAAGGCTGTGCCCAGCGAAGGGGGCGTCATCTGCGGTTCGCGGGATATGTGCGACTTGGTGCGCAACACGGCCCGGCCCTTTATCTTCACCACCGCCCTTTCTCCGGCCACGGCGGCGGCCGCGCACGCGGGCGTGGCGTACATCATGGCGCACCCGGAGCTGGTGCGCCGCCTGCGGGAGAACACGGCCCGCCTTGCGCGCAACCTTACGGTTTTGGGCCTGCCGGCCTCCGACGCCACGCCCATTTTTCCCATTATCGTGGGCGATGAAGAGAAAGCCCGCCGCGCTGGCGAGGAACTGCTGCGCAGGGGCGTCTTCATCCCCTGCATTCGTTACCCCACTGTGGCCAGGGGCGCGGCCCGGCTGCGGCTTACCGTCATGGCCGGGCATACGGACGCGGACCTGGACTACGCCGCCGCCTGTATCGCAAAGGCGCTGCGTCTGGGCCGCTGA
- a CDS encoding response regulator — protein sequence MAFDPSQRARQTVYQDTVINYFTKEKGQALTVSDDQAFCTQLRLTLSRELGVTEAGAITQFPNPAQMVRCLNELPPDHSSPLLFLERVLNGQDQSLLVKKLRQTFPNIKIIILTTEVPRERLLLFHELGADNVIAKPVSANTLIEKMAFTLKPQSRIGQAIDLARSLLQQKKYAAAQDACAKILALKPGSAAAYLLLGDTYRETGDFTKARTAYETAASSAELYLAPLQRLAELYEATGDKTRLKECLERLDELSPLNVDRKVSLGSVNLDLGNTEEAEEYFSKAMVQMQRDALEGISALSGRIADIYTERDPEKAEKYIRTSLEVKEKFLSRDDIALFNRLGLSLRRQGRWQDAVTEYRRALKLAPDDANLYYNLAMALAEGRAFPQAKAHMLKALEYNPQLPQTGATIAFNCGAVFLQNDDRSRAAAFFRQALEQNPDLRSAQEGLARAAG from the coding sequence ATGGCTTTTGATCCATCACAACGCGCCCGCCAGACCGTTTATCAAGATACCGTCATCAATTACTTTACTAAGGAAAAGGGCCAAGCCCTGACCGTAAGTGACGACCAAGCCTTCTGCACCCAGCTGCGCCTGACCCTTTCCCGCGAACTGGGCGTTACCGAGGCGGGGGCCATCACCCAGTTCCCCAACCCCGCGCAGATGGTCCGCTGCCTGAACGAACTGCCCCCCGACCATTCCTCGCCCCTGCTTTTTCTGGAGCGCGTCCTCAACGGACAGGATCAGAGCCTACTGGTCAAAAAACTGCGCCAGACCTTTCCCAACATCAAAATCATCATCCTCACTACCGAGGTGCCGCGCGAACGCCTTTTACTGTTCCATGAGCTGGGCGCGGACAACGTCATTGCCAAACCCGTGTCGGCCAACACCCTTATCGAAAAAATGGCCTTCACCCTCAAACCGCAAAGCCGCATCGGGCAGGCCATTGACCTGGCCCGCAGCCTGCTGCAGCAAAAAAAATACGCCGCAGCCCAGGACGCCTGCGCCAAAATCCTGGCGCTCAAACCCGGCAGCGCCGCCGCCTACCTGCTCTTGGGCGATACCTACCGAGAAACGGGCGACTTTACCAAGGCCCGCACCGCCTACGAAACCGCCGCCAGCAGCGCCGAGCTCTACCTGGCCCCCCTGCAGCGTCTGGCCGAGCTCTACGAAGCTACGGGCGACAAAACCCGCCTCAAGGAATGCCTGGAACGCCTGGACGAGCTCTCCCCCCTCAACGTTGACCGCAAAGTCAGCCTGGGATCCGTTAACCTTGACCTTGGAAATACGGAAGAGGCTGAAGAATACTTCAGCAAAGCCATGGTACAGATGCAGCGCGACGCGTTAGAGGGGATCAGCGCTCTTTCCGGCCGCATTGCGGATATATACACAGAACGAGATCCAGAAAAGGCTGAGAAATATATTCGTACTAGTTTAGAAGTAAAAGAAAAATTTCTTTCGCGTGACGACATCGCCCTCTTCAACCGGCTGGGCCTCAGCCTGCGCCGCCAGGGCCGCTGGCAGGACGCCGTCACCGAATACCGCCGCGCCCTCAAGCTGGCCCCGGACGACGCCAACCTCTATTATAACCTCGCCATGGCCCTGGCCGAAGGCCGCGCTTTTCCGCAGGCCAAAGCCCACATGCTCAAGGCCCTGGAGTACAACCCCCAGCTTCCCCAAACCGGCGCCACCATAGCCTTTAACTGCGGCGCGGTCTTTTTGCAGAACGACGACCGCTCCCGCGCCGCCGCCTTTTTTCGGCAGGCCCTGGAACAGAACCCCGACCTGCGTTCCGCCCAGGAAGGGCTTGCCCGCGCCGCGGGGTAG